The proteins below are encoded in one region of Levilactobacillus namurensis:
- a CDS encoding DUF72 domain-containing protein: MITIGLTTWTEHPALIGGEDRPVKLTEYAGHLPLVELDTPFYGLPRETTLANWQASVPAGFQFILKANQVMTTHGQREHPVDFEERAATFARYKTLMQPLWRAHQLRTVLFQFPPYFNRTTANIQYLREMRTWMGDLPIAVEFRSPSWFATPGMTQDVLAYLQSLRMTNVTTDEPHNLNDGIPLVETVTTLELAVIRLHGRNAQGWFNQGANWRKTRTLYKYSEEELQALAALVRRVAAHAQDVCVIFNNNSGRDAAPNALRLQQILDLHWTNLAPQQLDLF, translated from the coding sequence TTGATTACGATTGGGTTGACCACCTGGACGGAGCATCCGGCCCTGATTGGCGGGGAGGATCGTCCGGTGAAATTAACGGAATACGCGGGTCACTTACCCCTCGTGGAACTGGATACGCCGTTTTACGGGCTGCCCAGGGAGACCACGTTGGCCAACTGGCAAGCGTCCGTACCGGCGGGCTTTCAGTTCATCTTGAAAGCTAACCAGGTCATGACCACCCACGGCCAGCGGGAACATCCCGTGGATTTTGAGGAACGGGCGGCGACTTTTGCCCGCTATAAAACGTTGATGCAACCCTTGTGGCGCGCTCACCAGCTGCGGACGGTCCTCTTTCAATTTCCACCGTACTTCAACCGGACCACGGCCAACATCCAGTACCTGCGGGAGATGCGCACCTGGATGGGGGACCTACCGATTGCAGTCGAATTCCGCAGTCCCAGCTGGTTCGCCACCCCGGGTATGACCCAAGACGTGCTGGCTTACCTGCAGTCGTTGCGGATGACCAACGTGACCACCGACGAGCCCCATAACTTAAACGACGGGATTCCGCTGGTGGAGACGGTTACGACCCTGGAACTAGCGGTGATTCGCCTGCACGGGCGAAACGCCCAGGGCTGGTTTAATCAGGGGGCTAACTGGCGCAAGACCCGAACCCTGTACAAGTACAGTGAGGAGGAATTGCAAGCTCTAGCGGCGCTGGTCCGGCGGGTAGCCGCTCACGCCCAAGACGTTTGCGTGATCTTCAACAATAACTCGGGTCGTGACGCCGCCCCTAACGCGTTGCGCCTACAACAGATTCTTGATTTGCACTGGACTAATCTGGCGCCTCAGCAATTGGATTTGTTTTAG
- a CDS encoding NAD-dependent protein deacylase: protein MEARLQSEFDQAQHIVFLTGAGVSTPSGIPDYRSKNGLYTGHRNAEYYLSHACLVQEPETFYDYVKQNLYHPDAQPNVIHTKQAALTQQNRATVITQNIDNLYRVAKCAHLVEFHGNMYKVYCQVCGQTVDWHEYLKDPHHDADGGWLRPDVVLYDEGLNQLNVQRAVGAMAAADLVVVVGTSMRVYPFAGLLNYRNPQVPVVVINQEKLDLGVPIEMVQEDATKFFTELKV, encoded by the coding sequence ATGGAAGCACGGTTACAAAGTGAATTTGATCAAGCCCAGCACATTGTCTTTTTGACGGGTGCGGGCGTTTCGACGCCGTCGGGCATTCCCGATTACCGGTCGAAAAATGGCTTGTACACGGGTCACCGCAACGCGGAATATTACCTGAGTCACGCGTGTCTGGTGCAGGAACCGGAGACGTTCTACGACTACGTGAAGCAGAACCTGTATCATCCGGACGCCCAACCTAACGTGATCCACACCAAGCAAGCCGCGTTGACCCAGCAGAATCGCGCGACGGTCATCACGCAGAATATCGATAACCTCTACCGTGTGGCCAAGTGCGCCCATCTGGTGGAGTTTCACGGCAACATGTATAAGGTGTATTGCCAAGTCTGCGGGCAGACCGTGGACTGGCATGAGTATCTTAAAGACCCGCACCACGATGCGGATGGTGGCTGGCTTCGGCCCGACGTGGTCCTCTACGACGAGGGCTTGAACCAACTCAACGTCCAACGCGCGGTCGGGGCCATGGCGGCCGCTGATCTGGTGGTCGTGGTGGGGACCTCGATGCGGGTCTACCCGTTCGCGGGCCTACTGAATTATCGCAACCCGCAGGTCCCCGTGGTGGTGATCAATCAAGAGAAGCTCGACTTGGGCGTTCCCATCGAGATGGTTCAAGAAGACGCCACGAAGTTCTTCACGGAACTAAAGGTCTGA
- a CDS encoding IpaB/EvcA family protein — MEAKDVVLNDQVQDLINQVNNLYPGKVTVHFIGQLQAGYVRHDQAQQMQVGKDIDIQVADLTAPNYTASHELLHLLMILSGFPQVFFSLTTGNKDLDEQLMIMGTELYDIVSHVVVVSEQKKHGLITPEIHDLYLKGVQATLKPEPAERDDEMTLRTLTLLDALVFFGRDDDAINATFTKDYPLSFAAAQKLYDLIMEKPVSSPFTFRRNVVKLFKAFDAQLEAWDLPALHNTEYTTLASVLSKRQLGLKVRQVFELYHSDMHEKTTQRRGYVGFNRSDQQNAFVLPAPKPKEDTPDYYTHIYDLTVDELFRQLKMPYILR, encoded by the coding sequence ATGGAAGCAAAAGATGTAGTGCTGAATGACCAGGTTCAAGACCTGATCAACCAGGTCAACAACTTGTATCCGGGTAAAGTCACGGTTCACTTTATCGGCCAATTACAGGCCGGTTACGTGCGCCATGATCAGGCCCAACAGATGCAGGTCGGCAAGGACATCGATATTCAGGTCGCAGATTTGACGGCACCGAACTACACGGCGTCCCACGAACTGTTGCACCTCTTGATGATCCTGTCAGGATTCCCGCAAGTCTTCTTCTCGTTGACCACGGGGAACAAGGACCTGGACGAACAATTGATGATCATGGGGACCGAACTCTACGATATCGTAAGCCACGTGGTCGTGGTCAGTGAGCAGAAGAAGCACGGCTTGATCACACCCGAAATCCATGACCTGTACTTGAAGGGGGTCCAGGCGACCCTGAAGCCGGAACCCGCTGAACGTGATGATGAGATGACGTTACGGACCCTGACGCTGTTGGACGCACTGGTCTTCTTTGGCCGGGACGATGACGCCATCAACGCCACCTTCACCAAGGACTACCCGTTGAGCTTTGCGGCAGCCCAGAAGTTGTACGACCTGATCATGGAAAAACCCGTTTCCTCGCCCTTTACTTTCCGGCGGAACGTGGTCAAGTTGTTCAAGGCGTTCGATGCGCAACTGGAAGCCTGGGACTTGCCGGCACTGCACAACACGGAGTACACTACGTTGGCCAGTGTTCTGTCGAAGCGCCAGTTGGGGTTGAAGGTCCGGCAGGTGTTCGAACTCTACCACTCCGACATGCACGAAAAGACCACGCAACGACGGGGCTACGTCGGCTTTAACCGGTCGGACCAGCAAAATGCCTTCGTCCTACCAGCGCCTAAGCCTAAGGAAGATACCCCGGACTACTACACCCACATCTACGATTTAACCGTGGACGAGTTGTTCCGGCAATTAAAGATGCCGTATATCTTACGGTAA
- a CDS encoding hydroxymethylglutaryl-CoA reductase, degradative: protein MTTPFYRLSYDQRRDQLAQASHLSPQQLGTVADQRQAADEELIENYLTTYGLPEGVAVNLRVDGHAVAVPMVTEEPSVIAAASNGGRLLTSDVGITTAVERRELMGQIVCQQVTDGPALQQWVTDHAQDLLQVADAAHPSLLTHGGGARSVRVRLLPPDWASIDLFIDVGEAMGANLVNTMTEAVADYLRAHQAPTILMSILSNYATHSLVTARCTVPVDQLRTKTSDGLTVARRIAAASAFAQVDPYRATTHNKGIMNGIDAVVLAMGNDWRAVESGVHAYASRDGQYRGLSQWHVTADQQLQGELTLPLALGFVGGATRVFPLVAVNQQLAHVTSARDLMRVTAAVGLAQNVAALRALVTDGIQKGHMHLQLRSLALSVGATPAEVPAVVAQLTSKQPTTAQARAALAAVRQTHVND, encoded by the coding sequence ATGACCACACCGTTTTACCGCTTATCCTATGACCAGCGCCGAGACCAGTTGGCCCAGGCCAGCCATTTATCGCCCCAACAGTTGGGAACGGTGGCCGACCAGCGGCAGGCTGCGGATGAAGAATTGATTGAAAACTACCTGACCACCTACGGGTTACCCGAAGGCGTGGCGGTGAACCTGCGGGTCGACGGCCATGCCGTGGCGGTCCCCATGGTCACCGAAGAGCCCTCCGTCATCGCGGCCGCAAGCAACGGCGGGCGGTTGTTGACCAGTGACGTTGGCATCACCACCGCCGTAGAACGCCGGGAACTCATGGGCCAAATCGTGTGCCAACAGGTCACGGATGGTCCGGCACTACAACAGTGGGTGACCGACCACGCCCAAGACCTCTTGCAGGTTGCGGACGCGGCTCACCCATCGTTACTCACACACGGTGGCGGGGCCCGGTCGGTTCGGGTGCGGCTATTACCGCCGGATTGGGCGTCAATCGATCTTTTCATCGACGTCGGGGAAGCCATGGGGGCCAACTTGGTCAACACGATGACCGAGGCGGTCGCCGACTACCTGCGCGCGCACCAGGCGCCGACGATTCTGATGAGCATTCTAAGCAACTACGCCACGCATAGTCTGGTGACGGCCCGGTGCACGGTCCCCGTCGACCAGTTGCGGACCAAAACCAGTGATGGCTTAACGGTGGCCCGTCGAATCGCTGCGGCCAGTGCGTTTGCACAGGTCGACCCGTACCGGGCCACGACCCATAACAAGGGCATCATGAACGGTATCGACGCGGTGGTCCTGGCCATGGGAAACGATTGGCGCGCCGTGGAAAGCGGCGTGCACGCGTATGCCAGCCGGGATGGTCAGTACCGGGGCTTAAGTCAGTGGCACGTCACGGCGGACCAGCAGTTACAAGGCGAACTCACCCTCCCATTGGCGTTAGGTTTCGTGGGTGGTGCGACCCGGGTCTTCCCGTTGGTCGCGGTGAACCAGCAGCTAGCGCACGTGACCAGTGCCCGCGACTTGATGCGGGTGACCGCGGCAGTGGGCTTGGCCCAAAACGTGGCGGCTTTACGCGCCTTAGTGACCGATGGTATCCAGAAGGGCCACATGCACCTGCAGTTACGGTCGCTGGCCCTGTCAGTGGGCGCAACGCCGGCGGAAGTTCCGGCGGTGGTCGCCCAGCTGACCAGTAAACAACCGACGACTGCCCAGGCCCGCGCGGCCTTAGCGGCAGTTCGCCAAACTCATGTAAATGATTAA
- a CDS encoding Ppx/GppA family phosphatase — translation MQNLAIVDLGSNSVRLAVNELRDDGTYREVNRIKADSRLSEGMGPEKILQPKAMGRTIAALRSFRPYYEHLPQLIVRGIATAAVRQARNRADFLRQVKDATNIDLEVLSGDQEAYYDYLGAVNRLKVKDCLLLDTGGASCELVHVKDGKDANLISVPFGAVNLSEQFHLDDVVDAVDLFSAQVFLRERLRDIWWLNDAKNLPLVLLGGANRTLARMNRQQQKILHVENIHGYRLTTDQVFRTFQRLLEVPLRERKRISGLEPERADIILGGMLPLVTLLQMLDSDRVVFSESGVREGIISEYLRQR, via the coding sequence ATGCAAAATTTAGCCATTGTGGATTTGGGTTCCAATTCTGTCCGGTTGGCCGTCAATGAGTTACGCGATGACGGCACATACCGCGAAGTCAATCGGATCAAGGCCGATAGCCGGCTATCCGAGGGCATGGGACCCGAGAAGATCCTCCAACCTAAAGCGATGGGGCGGACGATTGCCGCCTTACGGTCATTTCGGCCGTACTATGAGCACCTTCCCCAACTGATTGTTCGGGGAATCGCCACGGCCGCGGTGCGTCAAGCCCGCAACCGCGCCGACTTTCTGCGCCAAGTCAAGGATGCGACCAACATCGACTTGGAAGTGCTCTCCGGCGACCAGGAGGCTTACTACGACTACCTGGGCGCGGTCAACCGTCTCAAAGTTAAAGACTGCCTGTTACTGGATACCGGGGGCGCGAGTTGTGAACTGGTCCACGTCAAGGATGGCAAGGATGCTAACCTGATCAGCGTGCCGTTCGGGGCGGTCAACCTGTCCGAACAGTTCCACCTAGACGACGTGGTAGACGCCGTTGACCTGTTTTCCGCGCAAGTCTTCTTGCGGGAACGTTTGCGCGATATCTGGTGGCTGAACGACGCAAAGAACCTGCCACTGGTCTTACTGGGGGGCGCCAACCGGACGTTGGCCCGGATGAACCGCCAGCAGCAGAAGATTCTGCACGTGGAGAACATCCACGGGTACCGGTTAACCACCGACCAAGTCTTTCGGACCTTCCAGCGATTGTTAGAGGTACCTCTGCGGGAGCGTAAACGGATCTCGGGACTGGAGCCGGAACGGGCCGACATCATCTTAGGCGGGATGTTACCTTTGGTGACCTTACTGCAGATGCTGGATTCTGATCGGGTCGTTTTTTCCGAAAGCGGTGTCCGTGAAGGCATCATCTCGGAATACTTGCGACAACGTTAA
- the trpS gene encoding tryptophan--tRNA ligase has protein sequence MTKKHVILTGDRPTGKLHIGHYVGSLRNRVALQNTGDYDTYIMIADTQALTDNARDPEKIRHSLLQVALDYLAVGIDPAKSTILVQSQIPALSELTMTYLNLVTVSRLNRNPTVKTEIKQKAFGESVPAGFFIYPVSQAADITAFKADTVPVGDDQEPMLEQTREIVRSFNNIYGQEILVEPEGYFPAKGLGRIPGLDGNAKMSKSLNNAIYLGDDADTIQKKVMSMYTDPEHIHVEDPGHIEGNTVFTYLDIFAQDQDKVADLKAQYQHGGLGDVKIKRYLNDVLQAELKPIRERREKFAADPAGVYDILKRGSEQANQVAAQTLHEVRHAVGIDYFG, from the coding sequence ATGACAAAAAAACACGTGATTTTAACGGGTGACCGCCCGACTGGTAAGTTGCACATTGGCCATTACGTGGGTTCTCTCCGTAACCGGGTCGCGCTTCAGAACACTGGGGACTACGATACCTATATCATGATTGCCGATACCCAAGCGTTGACCGACAACGCCCGGGATCCCGAAAAGATTCGCCACAGCCTGTTACAAGTGGCGTTAGACTACCTGGCTGTGGGGATTGACCCCGCCAAGTCAACCATTCTGGTACAGTCCCAGATTCCAGCCCTCAGCGAATTGACCATGACGTACTTGAACCTGGTCACGGTATCACGGTTGAACCGGAACCCGACCGTGAAGACGGAAATCAAGCAAAAGGCGTTCGGTGAAAGTGTGCCGGCCGGTTTCTTCATCTACCCGGTCAGTCAAGCAGCCGACATCACGGCGTTCAAGGCCGACACGGTACCCGTGGGTGATGACCAAGAACCCATGTTGGAACAGACGCGAGAAATCGTCCGCAGCTTCAACAACATTTATGGTCAAGAGATCTTAGTGGAACCCGAAGGCTACTTCCCAGCTAAGGGCTTGGGGCGGATTCCAGGACTCGATGGCAACGCTAAGATGAGTAAATCCCTCAACAACGCCATCTACCTGGGCGATGACGCCGACACGATTCAAAAGAAAGTCATGTCGATGTACACCGACCCCGAACACATCCACGTGGAAGACCCAGGCCATATCGAAGGCAACACGGTCTTCACCTACCTAGACATCTTCGCGCAGGATCAAGATAAAGTGGCTGACTTGAAGGCGCAATACCAGCACGGTGGCCTGGGAGATGTTAAGATTAAACGGTACTTAAACGATGTCTTACAAGCCGAATTGAAGCCGATTCGCGAACGGCGCGAGAAATTCGCCGCTGACCCAGCCGGGGTCTACGACATCTTGAAGCGGGGGAGCGAACAGGCGAACCAAGTCGCTGCTCAAACACTTCACGAAGTCCGGCACGCGGTCGGCATCGACTACTTCGGCTAG